The following coding sequences lie in one Drosophila sulfurigaster albostrigata strain 15112-1811.04 chromosome 2R, ASM2355843v2, whole genome shotgun sequence genomic window:
- the LOC133838680 gene encoding zinc finger protein weckle-like isoform X4 — protein MQMEDELSGVLCKECYTLISELIDFAEHVNKVQVIFEVLRSSEPHKQLDVDALRQQYGLRDGQWTHIIKPVLEMERNNEAIETPNALPKQEFVEGEGDHLPIEEIIIAGGDDTKDDDVKKQRGRGRPKREHSQLQAATKAESSDSDNEKPIQESLDAELKLLPQAGSCSSTEPYNFLSSSDVDEDVELETSSKRRKLKCNWCSKVYLNPASYQKHLRVGCRKIEQRTKMDKNTYCELCDKTLSSAGALKLHKEGMHENAKPFICDHCGKQLKTITALNEHLLVHTEERPFNCSVCKAAFKNKARLKMHYQTHEEPNYICNVCGKKLQTRRTWNMHKLVHSEDRKFKCDVCGALFKRSKTLKRHLISHTGLRPYVCKYCKKTFACNANCRAHKLKKHPNELQKEDSGDSPARLQVPTLEELRVMSQKHSK, from the exons ATGCAAATGGAGGATGAGTTGAGTGGGGTGCTCTGCAAGGAGTGCTATACATTAATAAGCGAGCTTATCGATTTCGCTGAACACGTCAACAAGGTGCAGGTAATCTTTGAGGTGTTGCGCAGCTCAGAGCCCCACAAACAGCTGGATGTGGATGCACTGCGACAGCAGTATGGACTGCGAGATGGTCAGTGGACGCATATTATTAAACCTGTGTTAGAAATGGAGAGAAACAATGAGGCCATAGAAACTCCGAATGCGTTGCCAAAACAAGAGTTTGTTGAGGGCGAAGGTGACCACTTGCCAATTGAGGAGATTATCATTGCTGGCGGAGATGACACTAAAGACGACGATGTCAAAAAACAGCGCGGCAGAGGAAGACCCAAAAGGGAGCACAGTCAACTGCAGGCAGCCACTAAAGCCGAGAGCAGTGATAGTGATAATGAGAAACCAATTCAAGAAAGTCTCGATGCTGAGTTGAAGTTACTGCCCCAAGCTGGCAGTTGTTCCTCTACGGAACCATATAATTTTCTAAGCAGCAGCGATGTAGACGAAGATGTCGAGTTAGAAACGTCATCGAAGCGCCGTAAACTCAAATGCAATTGGTGCTCCAAAGTGTACTTAAATCCTGCCTCCTATCAAAAGCATTTGCGCGTTGGTTGTCGCAAGATCGAGCAACGCACCAAAATGGATAAGAACACCTATTGCGAACTGTGTGACAAGACGTTGTCGTCGGCAGGAGCATTAAAACTTCATAAAGAAGGCATGCATGAGAATGCCAAGCCCTTTATATGTGATCATTGTGGCAAGCAACTAAAGACAATTACAGCATTAAATGAACATCTTCTGGTCCACACCGAGGAACGTCCTTTCAACTGTTCTGTCTGCAAAGCGGCATTCAAAAACAAGGCCAGGCTGAAGATGCATTATCAAACGCACGAGGAACCAAATTACATTTGTAATGTGTGTGGGAAAAAGTTGCAGACACGTCGCACTTGGAATATGCACAAATTAGTGCATAGCGAAGATCGGAAATTCAAGTGTGATGTCTGTGGTGCTTTGTTCAAGCGGTCGAAAACACTTAAGAGACATTTGATTAGTCACACAGGACTGCGGCCATATGTTTGTAAATACTGTAAGAAAACATTTGCATGTAATGCAAATTGTCGAGCTCACAAGTTGAAAAAGCATCCGAATGAACTGCAAAAAGAGGATAGTGGCGATTCACCAGCGAGACTACAAGTACCCACATTAGAGGAGCTACGTGTTAT GTCCCAAAagcattcaaaatga
- the LOC133838680 gene encoding zinc finger protein weckle-like isoform X2, translated as MRCNQHAAVVSILFINILIRSTTMSEHNEQVSIDSHWLNWCRLCAKDDIGGNVRVYTSGKENTWNSVLIMAIRKYFDVHMQMEDELSGVLCKECYTLISELIDFAEHVNKVQVIFEVLRSSEPHKQLDVDALRQQYGLRDGQWTHIIKPVLEMERNNEAIETPNALPKQEFVEGEGDHLPIEEIIIAGGDDTKDDDVKKQRGRGRPKREHSQLQAATKAESSDSDNEKPIQESLDAELKLLPQAGSCSSTEPYNFLSSSDVDEDVELETSSKRRKLKCNWCSKVYLNPASYQKHLRVGCRKIEQRTKMDKNTYCELCDKTLSSAGALKLHKEGMHENAKPFICDHCGKQLKTITALNEHLLVHTEERPFNCSVCKAAFKNKARLKMHYQTHEEPNYICNVCGKKLQTRRTWNMHKLVHSEDRKFKCDVCGALFKRSKTLKRHLISHTGLRPYVCKYCKKTFACNANCRAHKLKKHPNELQKEDSGDSPARLQVPTLEELRVMSQKHSK; from the exons ATGCGATGTAATCAACATGCCGCTGTAGTGtcaatattgtttataaatattttaatccGATCCACAACGATGTCGGAACATAATGAACAAGTTAGTATTGATAGCCATTGGCTGAACTGGTGTAGGCTATGTGCCAAGGATGACATTGGCGGAAATGTGAGAGTATATACCAGCGGCAAAGAAAATACATGGAACAGTGTTTTGATAATGgcaattagaaaatattttgatgtgCAT ATGCAAATGGAGGATGAGTTGAGTGGGGTGCTCTGCAAGGAGTGCTATACATTAATAAGCGAGCTTATCGATTTCGCTGAACACGTCAACAAGGTGCAGGTAATCTTTGAGGTGTTGCGCAGCTCAGAGCCCCACAAACAGCTGGATGTGGATGCACTGCGACAGCAGTATGGACTGCGAGATGGTCAGTGGACGCATATTATTAAACCTGTGTTAGAAATGGAGAGAAACAATGAGGCCATAGAAACTCCGAATGCGTTGCCAAAACAAGAGTTTGTTGAGGGCGAAGGTGACCACTTGCCAATTGAGGAGATTATCATTGCTGGCGGAGATGACACTAAAGACGACGATGTCAAAAAACAGCGCGGCAGAGGAAGACCCAAAAGGGAGCACAGTCAACTGCAGGCAGCCACTAAAGCCGAGAGCAGTGATAGTGATAATGAGAAACCAATTCAAGAAAGTCTCGATGCTGAGTTGAAGTTACTGCCCCAAGCTGGCAGTTGTTCCTCTACGGAACCATATAATTTTCTAAGCAGCAGCGATGTAGACGAAGATGTCGAGTTAGAAACGTCATCGAAGCGCCGTAAACTCAAATGCAATTGGTGCTCCAAAGTGTACTTAAATCCTGCCTCCTATCAAAAGCATTTGCGCGTTGGTTGTCGCAAGATCGAGCAACGCACCAAAATGGATAAGAACACCTATTGCGAACTGTGTGACAAGACGTTGTCGTCGGCAGGAGCATTAAAACTTCATAAAGAAGGCATGCATGAGAATGCCAAGCCCTTTATATGTGATCATTGTGGCAAGCAACTAAAGACAATTACAGCATTAAATGAACATCTTCTGGTCCACACCGAGGAACGTCCTTTCAACTGTTCTGTCTGCAAAGCGGCATTCAAAAACAAGGCCAGGCTGAAGATGCATTATCAAACGCACGAGGAACCAAATTACATTTGTAATGTGTGTGGGAAAAAGTTGCAGACACGTCGCACTTGGAATATGCACAAATTAGTGCATAGCGAAGATCGGAAATTCAAGTGTGATGTCTGTGGTGCTTTGTTCAAGCGGTCGAAAACACTTAAGAGACATTTGATTAGTCACACAGGACTGCGGCCATATGTTTGTAAATACTGTAAGAAAACATTTGCATGTAATGCAAATTGTCGAGCTCACAAGTTGAAAAAGCATCCGAATGAACTGCAAAAAGAGGATAGTGGCGATTCACCAGCGAGACTACAAGTACCCACATTAGAGGAGCTACGTGTTAT GTCCCAAAagcattcaaaatga
- the LOC133838680 gene encoding zinc finger protein weckle-like isoform X1 — MTKLKTKLNIQHHWLNWCRLCANDDASNNVRDNDLYMRLISKCFDVEIGLEEPALGAMLCSDCYTLMNDLINFIENVNKVQPIFELLRHTEDSDHIDVLSLRQQYGLQTNFKIELTDVQMLSDDDKEDALVKRKRGRPRINKTTAENTCEEEQSINVEVLPLEVYEEGVEEDLVENHIWLEDVEQLEAQKVSNVVNRKRGRSPVTLKIEKLESTAPYEDLDVLSQNSATESVYEVKLELDKTKDLTNDSQNAVDTEATPIKRKRGRPRKNQIQMIEAVNLNDVTNASKCKNMALARLLLASPEPESHITEIDAEDEQSSSHTRRAVTCNICHKELSSESGLRQHNERVHMKRKPVVCDCCGKRVNNSSELKEHMLVHTDERPFSCPVCSASFKNKKRLNIHSQTHGMPKYECEICGKKLQTRAIWNKHKYVHSNERRFKCTICGTATKHSTALKVHLLSHTGFRPYACKYCNKAFASGANCRDHKMKKHPEEFAKDDDKSSRIQSVPTLDELRALAQGMEKGERLRKPRYSNNK, encoded by the exons atgacaaaattaaaaaccaaattaaatatacaacacCATTGGCTGAACTGGTGTCGTCTCTGTGCCAACGATGATGCCAGTAACAATGTGCGCGACAATGATTTATACATGCGGCTAATTAGCAAATGTTTCGATGTTGAA ATAGGCTTAGAAGAGCCCGCGTTGGGCGCCATGCTGTGCAGTGATTGCTATACGTTAATGaatgatttaataaattttattgaaaacgtCAACAAGGTGCAGCCGATCTTCGAGTTGTTGCGCCACACCGAAGATAGTGATCATATTGATGTGTTGTCCTTGCGTCAGCAATATGGACTTCagacaaattttaaaattgagcTTACGGATGTCCAAATGCTGAGTGATGATGACAAAGAGGATGCATTAGTAAAAAGGAAGCGCGGTCGTCCGCGAATTAATAAAACCACAGCAGAAAACACGTGTGAGGAAGAGCAATCAATTAATGTGGAAGTGCTGCCCTTGGAAGTCTATGAAGAGGGCGTCGAAGAGGATCTTGTTGAGAATCACATTTGGCTTGAAGATGTGGAGCAATTGGAAGCTCAAAAAGTCAGCAACGTCGTTAACAGAAAACGAGGACGTTCGCCTGTGACgctaaaaattgaaaaactcgAAAGTACAGCGCCATATGAAGATCTTGACGTGTTATCGCAAAATTCCGCAACGGAATCGGTTTACGAAGTAAAACTAGAGCTGGATAAAACCAAAGATCTTACCAATGACAGTCAAAATGCAGTTGACACAGAAGCAACaccaataaaaagaaaacgtgGAAGACCTAGAAAAAATCAGATTCAAATGATTGAAGCAGTCAACTTAAATGATGTAACAAATGCctcaaaatgtaaaaatatggCGTTAGCGAGGCTCTTACTCGCCTCTCCCGAACCAGAGTCACATATCACAGAAATTGACGCAGAAGATGAGCAGTCCAGTTCTCATACTAGACGAGCAGTTACATGCAATATTTGCCACAAGGAATTGTCATCGGAATCAGGACTACGACAGCACAATGAACGTGTTCATATGAAGCGAAAACCTGTTGTCTGTGATTGTTGTGGCAAGCGGGTGAACAACTCATCTGAGCTCAAGGAGCACATGCTTGTTCACACCGATGAGCGTCCCTTTAGCTGTCCAGTCTGCAGTGccagctttaaaaataaaaagcggcTCAAT ATTCATAGTCAAACGCATGGAATGCCTAAATATGAGTGCGAAATCTGCGGCAAGAAGTTGCAGACTCGCGCCATTTGGAATAAGCATAAATATGTACACTCTAATGAACGAAGATTCAAATGCACGATTTGCGGCACGGCAACAAAGCATTCAACCGCCTTGAAGGTGCATCTCCTGAGCCACACAGGCTTCAGACCTTACGCTTGTAAATACTGTAATAAAGCTTTTGCTAGTGGTGCCAATTGTCGGGATCACAAGATGAAAAAGCATCCGGAAGAGTTTGCAAAAGACGACGACAAATCCTCGAGAATTCAATCGGTGCCCACGTTGGATGAACTGCGTGCCTT AGCTCAGGGCATGGAAAAGGGTGAAAGGCTGCGCAAGCCAAGATATtccaataataaataa
- the LOC133838680 gene encoding zinc finger protein weckle-like isoform X3, whose product MLCSDCYTLMNDLINFIENVNKVQPIFELLRHTEDSDHIDVLSLRQQYGLQTNFKIELTDVQMLSDDDKEDALVKRKRGRPRINKTTAENTCEEEQSINVEVLPLEVYEEGVEEDLVENHIWLEDVEQLEAQKVSNVVNRKRGRSPVTLKIEKLESTAPYEDLDVLSQNSATESVYEVKLELDKTKDLTNDSQNAVDTEATPIKRKRGRPRKNQIQMIEAVNLNDVTNASKCKNMALARLLLASPEPESHITEIDAEDEQSSSHTRRAVTCNICHKELSSESGLRQHNERVHMKRKPVVCDCCGKRVNNSSELKEHMLVHTDERPFSCPVCSASFKNKKRLNIHSQTHGMPKYECEICGKKLQTRAIWNKHKYVHSNERRFKCTICGTATKHSTALKVHLLSHTGFRPYACKYCNKAFASGANCRDHKMKKHPEEFAKDDDKSSRIQSVPTLDELRALAQGMEKGERLRKPRYSNNK is encoded by the exons ATGCTGTGCAGTGATTGCTATACGTTAATGaatgatttaataaattttattgaaaacgtCAACAAGGTGCAGCCGATCTTCGAGTTGTTGCGCCACACCGAAGATAGTGATCATATTGATGTGTTGTCCTTGCGTCAGCAATATGGACTTCagacaaattttaaaattgagcTTACGGATGTCCAAATGCTGAGTGATGATGACAAAGAGGATGCATTAGTAAAAAGGAAGCGCGGTCGTCCGCGAATTAATAAAACCACAGCAGAAAACACGTGTGAGGAAGAGCAATCAATTAATGTGGAAGTGCTGCCCTTGGAAGTCTATGAAGAGGGCGTCGAAGAGGATCTTGTTGAGAATCACATTTGGCTTGAAGATGTGGAGCAATTGGAAGCTCAAAAAGTCAGCAACGTCGTTAACAGAAAACGAGGACGTTCGCCTGTGACgctaaaaattgaaaaactcgAAAGTACAGCGCCATATGAAGATCTTGACGTGTTATCGCAAAATTCCGCAACGGAATCGGTTTACGAAGTAAAACTAGAGCTGGATAAAACCAAAGATCTTACCAATGACAGTCAAAATGCAGTTGACACAGAAGCAACaccaataaaaagaaaacgtgGAAGACCTAGAAAAAATCAGATTCAAATGATTGAAGCAGTCAACTTAAATGATGTAACAAATGCctcaaaatgtaaaaatatggCGTTAGCGAGGCTCTTACTCGCCTCTCCCGAACCAGAGTCACATATCACAGAAATTGACGCAGAAGATGAGCAGTCCAGTTCTCATACTAGACGAGCAGTTACATGCAATATTTGCCACAAGGAATTGTCATCGGAATCAGGACTACGACAGCACAATGAACGTGTTCATATGAAGCGAAAACCTGTTGTCTGTGATTGTTGTGGCAAGCGGGTGAACAACTCATCTGAGCTCAAGGAGCACATGCTTGTTCACACCGATGAGCGTCCCTTTAGCTGTCCAGTCTGCAGTGccagctttaaaaataaaaagcggcTCAAT ATTCATAGTCAAACGCATGGAATGCCTAAATATGAGTGCGAAATCTGCGGCAAGAAGTTGCAGACTCGCGCCATTTGGAATAAGCATAAATATGTACACTCTAATGAACGAAGATTCAAATGCACGATTTGCGGCACGGCAACAAAGCATTCAACCGCCTTGAAGGTGCATCTCCTGAGCCACACAGGCTTCAGACCTTACGCTTGTAAATACTGTAATAAAGCTTTTGCTAGTGGTGCCAATTGTCGGGATCACAAGATGAAAAAGCATCCGGAAGAGTTTGCAAAAGACGACGACAAATCCTCGAGAATTCAATCGGTGCCCACGTTGGATGAACTGCGTGCCTT AGCTCAGGGCATGGAAAAGGGTGAAAGGCTGCGCAAGCCAAGATATtccaataataaataa